A single genomic interval of Spinacia oleracea cultivar Varoflay chromosome 6, BTI_SOV_V1, whole genome shotgun sequence harbors:
- the LOC110778152 gene encoding uncharacterized mitochondrial protein AtMg00810-like, with product MIPPAGYTKAKPGEVCRLKRSLYGLKQASRQWNKELSKFLKTLKFQQSTQDYSLFTRHLDGEFLILLVYVDDILLTGTSISQIDKVKVALDNAFTIKDLGQLAYFLGIEVHRNDKGIFLSQRKYIKDILVDAGMEECDPVLTPLSRGLKISTDVGDLIDEPEVYRRLVGRLLYLSITRPDLSYCVQHLSQFVHSPRTPHLRTALHVLKYLKGTLDDGIWYSSSSDMQLSAYSDADWSSCQFSSRSLSAYAVFLGPNLISWKTKKQRTVSKSSTEAEYRSMSATASELVWIQGLLEDLQVNISLPVTLYCDNTSAEHLAQNPMFHDKTKHLKRDMHYVREQVEAGFIQTSHVSSSQQLADLLTKPLPSSQHHALSAKLGLLSRIQLEGGV from the coding sequence ATGATTCCTCCTGCTGGTTACACTAAGGCAAAACCAGGAGAAGTTTGcagactcaaaagatcactttatgggttgaaacaagcaTCAAGGCAATGGAACAAAGAGCTGAGTAAATTTCTCAAAACTCTGAAGTTTCAGCAGTCTACTCAAGACTATTCTTTGTTTACAAGACATCTTGATGGGGAGTTTTTGATATTGCtggtttatgtggatgatatacTCCTCACTGGTACTTCAATATCTCAAATTGACAAAGTTAAAGTTGCTTTGGATAATGCCTTCACCATCAAAGATCTAGGTCAGTTGGCATATTTTCTTGGTATTGAGGTTCACAGAAATGACAAAGGAATATTCCTCTCACAAAGAAAGTACATCAAGGATATTCTTGTTGATGCTGGAATGGAGGAGTGTGATCCTGTTCTTACTCCTCTATCACGTGGCTTAAAAATTTCTACTGATGTTGGTGATCTAATTGATGAACCTGAAGTGTACAGAAGATTAGTAGGAAGGCTGTTGTACCTCAGTATTACTAGACCAGATCTGTCTTACTGTGTTCAACATCTAAGTCAGTTTGTTCACTCACCAAGAACTCCACATTTGCGTACTGCTCTACATGTTCTCAAATATCTAAAAGGCACTTTAGATGATGGCATATGGTACTCATCAAGTTCTGATATGCAATTGTCAGCATACAGTGATGCTGATTGGAGCTCTTGCCAATTCAGCAGCAGATCCCTTAGTGCCTATGCAGTGTTTCTTGGTCCTAATTTAATATCCTGGAAGACTAAAAAGCAAAGAACTGTCAGCAAATCCTCTACTGAAGCTGAATACAGAAGCATGTCAGCTACAGCTAGTGAGTTGGTTTGGATACAAGGCCTGCTTGAAGATCTTCAAGTCAATATTTCTCTTCCTGTTACTCTATACTGTGACAACACTTCAGCTGAACATTTGGCTCAAAATCCAATGTTTCATGATAAGACTAAACACCTCAAGAGGGATATGCACTATGTTCGTGAGCAAGTGGAAGCTGGTTTCATCCAAACATCTCATGTTTCAAGCTCACAGCAACTTGCAGATTTGCTTACAAAGCCTTTGCCTTCATCTCAACATCATGCTTTATCTGCCAAGCTTggacttctctctagaatccagCTTGAAGGGGGAGTATAG
- the LOC110778150 gene encoding small polypeptide DEVIL 13 — MGYDDQDFYSSSSSDKKWKKFKKESSSRSSSSSMPIDSSLMRSYSAKNTAPKSPPFLRSYSQKPSSNNHHNNNNNNNKLSRSSSMKSSCPSSPSSSKNKSNLMRSFSKKSSAFGKKCTHLAKEQKARFYIMKRCVSMLVSWPKKGDS; from the coding sequence ATGGGGTATGATGATCAAGACTTCTACTCGTCATCATCTTCAGATAAGAAATGGAAAAAATTCAAGAAGGAATCCTCATCAagatcatcatcgtcatcaatGCCGATAGACTCCTCACTAATGCGAAGCTATTCAGCTAAAAACACCGCACCAAAGTCACCTCCATTCCTTAGAAGTTACTCCCAAAAACCATCCTCCAATAAtcatcataataataataataataataataagctatctAGAAGTTCCTCAATGAAGAGCTCATGCCCGTCTTCACCGTCGTCATCCAAGAACAAATCCAACCTTATGAGAAGCTTCTCCAAGAAAAGCTCCGCGTTTGGTAAGAAATGTACGCATTTAGCTAAGGAGCAAAAAGCCCGATTCTACATCATGAAGAGGTGTGTTTCCATGCTTGTTAGCTGGCCTAAAAAGGGTGATTCTTAA